From the Lactuca sativa cultivar Salinas chromosome 9, Lsat_Salinas_v11, whole genome shotgun sequence genome, the window TCATTTCATTCGTGAGCTTTCATTATTacaacaaattggtatcagatctGGATCGATTGATTTTTTGTAAGGATCTTTGGCTGCGTTTTCTTATGGATCGATTGAATAGGGTGAAGAATTTTTTGGGTGACAATTCAATAACGGTTTTCGATATAAAGATCTTGGGTGTGCGATTTCTCTGTGCATTTTCGATCTTTAAAAAGGTATAAAGCCAATCTCATCTCACTTTGCTTCTTTGAAttcttttaatgtttttttgGGTGTCGAACGAAAGTGGCGTCTCTTAAAACACTCTCCCTCTTTAAGTATTGTCAACTAGGTACCAATTAAATTACCAATTATAACGAccaaaacaggaaatcaaccaagAATTCGCTTGATAAATATTCAAACATAAAAAAGAATGTGGTATTTAAGTGGCAGAAATCTAGCCAAGTATTGTCAACTTGGTACCAATTATAAGTAAGTGGTTATTAAAATGACAAATGACCATATATAACATCGCTATGGAATGCAAAAAGCTAAGCGAAGAATAGAAATTAAGAGTCTTTTACCATAATGTTTGGAATTATGGCACTCAAGTTGTTTCCTTTTAAAAAATTAGCATACCAATGTGCAGATAGCTTAGGATATCGAGTCAACTCCTTGTCAGCCATGTCAACATAGTACAGACCATAAGCAGAAGCATAGCCTCCAATCACCTCATAGAGATCGAGGAAAGACCAAACAAAATATCCTCTTGTGTTTGATCCATTCCTGTTATAACACAAGAATTaagaaaaatgatatatatatatatatatatatatatatatatatatgaggattAACTAATGATCTATAAAGCTCTCTAAAAAGATTTTGATTTATTAGAATGGAGTAGAAACTAGCATCATATATACCTTAGTGCATCCAACAAAGCACCAATATAGGCATGCAAGTACTCTACCCTTGGGGTGTCCATCAATGTTGCATTTCGTGGTTGTGCTTGGcctataaagaaaaaaaaaaaatcatattttaggaTGTAGGTGACACAAAGATAAACATATAAGTAAGATGCAATAGGAATTTCATAAGTAATTTACCATTTTCATGGATGTAGATAGGAGGATTTCCATATTCTTCCTTCATATAGTTAAGGAGACTTTGGAGACCCAATGGAACCACCGGGAACTGAtcagattaaaaataaaaaaaataaaacatgaaACTCAGTCCAATTGGAAAGGAATAATTaatgtttaataataataataataagaaaagaGAAACAACAAATGATCAAAATGTTTAAACCTGAGCTGGAAATTCATTTCCAGTGCCGACTGCAGAAATGTAAATTAACATCATGTCAGTATTAGTTTATATAGTGATTGATGTTTTAAGTGTCGAATTTTTTCAAGAGGAAAACATGTGAGGAAGTTAAAGGCAACTCTATCTAGCATGAAGATTCAAGATTTAGAGTGAAGTCAATATTCATACATGTATATGTTACTCCCATGTCTGCATCGAAATCCCTGGTATCCATTTCAAGACTAATGGAGTTGTCCTTCACATATAATGTGGTATAGTGGTTCATGCCTAAGAAGTCAAATGAACCCTTCATTCTCTGTGATTCAAATCTTGTAAAAGTTGGAATTCGGTTCCCTGCATTCTTCTTCATTATTTCTGGGTAGTCCCCATTCACCAAGGGATTTAAAAACCTGAAATAGGAACCATAAAAACAAAGATCAAATGAAAGTTGAGTTTAATGCAATTACAAAAAGCAATATATGACTCTTGGTGTTTCTAATAATATCAATATTGGTAAAAAGGTTAGCATTTGTGTTCACTCACCAACCCAAATAGAAATCACGGGCTCTTTGGGTAGCTTTAACATCTTCCGTTTTGTTTGTATAAGGTTCAAACCAAAAGCCCAACAGATTTAATCCAATAAAACCATGTTGCATGGCCTACATATATCACCAATATCCGTCAAGTGTCATTGTAGTGAGTGTTTTTTGAAGAAAATAGTATAAAAAGATAGCATTATGATGACATGAGAGCTTCAATATTGCAAATCTTTATTACCTTGTATTTTTGGCGATAAAGTCTTGCTGCTGACGCATGTGATAGCAACAAATTGTGAGCTACAAGGTATGGCTCAGAAGTAGAGTTACCTTTGCTACAGTTAAACCCAAATGGGGAAGAACAACGTCCAGGAGGTGTGAACCCATAATCATAACCACCTAAAGTAAATATATTGGCTTCATTAAAAGTTGTCCAGTGTAAAACCCTATCACCAAATTCTCTGAAGCAAACATCAGCATATGCAACAAAGTCTTTCCTGTAATATTTATAAACATATCATTCATGCAAATATTATATGACAAACACAACTAGTTCCATGTTAGAAATGTACACTGATTTTCTACTAGTCCATCCTCCATATTCATCTGCAAGTATCTGTGGTATGTCGAAAtgatttaaagtaacatgtggttGTATTCCTGTACACTCGGAACAAGTAATTCAATCTTTTTTAGGCATTGTTTGTTTAGTTAGAAAATTGAACTTGTATTTCTTGATGACAAGACATTGGCATTTTTATATCTAATTACCATGAGCAATAAGCCTGTTGATGAAATCGTTGTAGAATTGTAAGCCCTTTACATTGATCGATCCTCTTCCAtcttcaaaaaataaaaataaagtaaaattgtTTATAAGGAAGACAAGTGAAGATCCATAAAATTTTCATTAGACTATTAAGTGAACATACTAGGGATGAGTCTCGACCAAGAGATAGAAAATCTATATGCTTCCAAACCCATGTCTGCTATAAGTTCAATGTCTTCCTGCATTAATATTCAACTACAATGAGTTGTAGTGGCTCAAAGTAAACTAATTTCTATATTAATTAGGAGTCTACTATTTTGACTTGTAATGTTGTATGAAGCCATATCTCCTTAAACATGTATTAAACCGATTAGAATGGAGTTCTTATGCTAGTTATCGAAAAAATGAGTTGTTTGTTGTGGCAAATCTAGATGGTGTTTACCTTGTATTTATGGTACCCATCACATGTTATGTCTGCATTTTCTCCATTGTTCCAGGGAACCCCTTCATAGTATCACACAAAAAATTACATTGAAACTTAAGAGTTGTAGCATTTAgtattggtgattttagtgtcatcaAGCAATTTAAGTAATTAGGATTTACACTACTACTTAAAGGATTTAAAGTTATGCTTGAATATGAGTCATGAGGTGTGAGTCTTCACTCATATGAGCTAGTTTGATCTTGGACACAACCAATGGTAGGGATCAAGGGGGTTGCACCCCTTAAGGGGTCTAGGGCAATGCCATGAAACCTCAAAGGTTCCGAAGTGTAGCGTTGAAACCTGCTACTAAAAACTTGGGCTGCAAACAGTTTTAGGGTCATGTTGTTACAGCCATGTCAAGAATTTCATAATACCACCAACAACACGCATTAGTAATTAATGTTCATCTCGATGATGGAACTACTTGTATAAACATAGAGAGGTATTTTGGATTTTATTGTTCTCTCTAATATTTGAGATTGAACAAGCTAAACAtgaatttagtcaaggacatatagtTATTGACTAAATTCAAATTTGTCATTTAGATTGCATTATGCTCAAGTAAATTTCATGATACCTAATAACGTAATTGTTGAATAGTACTTTTGGAAAGTTTCTCACACGATTCATTTCGGAATGTTTCTCACACAATCCATTTCTCTATAAATGCTTACACAAGATCAATACTCGCATCGTTTGTCACACCTCCACTTATACAAGATCAATATTCACTGCATCACTTTTGAACCGTCTAGACTGATTTTACCCGATTTGACCTTGACCGATTAATAATTGTAGTCGGTAAATTGCCGTCATGCGCTCAAGCAGCGCCAATTTATTGGGGGCTTAGgctgatttttaaaacattggtctgAAGTCTCAGGCCTAACATGAAATAATTTACCTACTTGATAACTTCCAGCAGTGGACCAATTTATTGTCGGACCG encodes:
- the LOC111902226 gene encoding beta-glucosidase 11, yielding MLNSVRLLVLSLLLLVIENYVYDDARFFVYGVVDEYGRDDFPDEFVFGSGTSAYQFEGAVLEDGRSFSIWDTFAHSGVPWNNGENADITCDGYHKYKEDIELIADMGLEAYRFSISWSRLIPNGRGSINVKGLQFYNDFINRLIAHGIQPHVTLNHFDIPQILADEYGGWTSRKSVKDFVAYADVCFREFGDRVLHWTTFNEANIFTLGGYDYGFTPPGRCSSPFGFNCSKGNSTSEPYLVAHNLLLSHASAARLYRQKYKAMQHGFIGLNLLGFWFEPYTNKTEDVKATQRARDFYLGWFLNPLVNGDYPEIMKKNAGNRIPTFTRFESQRMKGSFDFLGMNHYTTLYVKDNSISLEMDTRDFDADMGVTYTFGTGNEFPAQFPVVPLGLQSLLNYMKEEYGNPPIYIHENGQAQPRNATLMDTPRVEYLHAYIGALLDALRNGSNTRGYFVWSFLDLYEVIGGYASAYGLYYVDMADKELTRYPKLSAHWYANFLKGNNLSAIIPNIMVKDS